A portion of the Acidobacteriota bacterium genome contains these proteins:
- a CDS encoding peptidyl-prolyl cis-trans isomerase, with the protein MTMLDRMRRHKAWLKWSLGLVVVTFVLLYVPSFLGPVAGVGTNPNDAIVTVEGRPLTVGTYQRLYQQQLMSVRQSYGGQITEEMIRQLQIPQSVVQRMVDEEAIVATAERLGMTVSDAELKERIVRMPGFQENGVFIGDVRYKQVLAFQRPPIRAADFEEQMRKGLLSEKLQAAVTSWVHVTDAEAESEFRRQNEKVKLEMAVFTAGNFSAGITPTDAQIAAHFAGNQETYRTPEKRRVRYLLIDAEALRATRVVTPAEVETRYRDNLAQFTTPEQVRASHILFKTGEGKDEAKQKAAADAMLVRAKAGEDFAALAKQYSEDGSAPMGGDLNFFAREGMVKPFSDAAFAMQPGQISDVVKSEFGFHIIKTTERRAAGTQQLAEVRAQLEDQMKFEKAQAEAQTIADAAAKEIDDPSDLDRVAAARKLTVSDSGLFSREEPLAGLGYAPAVASAAFTMELNKVSGQLRTSQGIAFITMTEIKPPAIPTLDEVKTKVREDVIRVSAVALAATKAAAMAQASARGSFAAAAKAAGVEVKTTELITRGTAYPEVGMNTAVDNAVFALAKGATSGTIQTDSAVVVARVVDRTDVTPEALAAGKPQSSDQLLQQRRQDFFAAYMTKAKQKMRITFNEAALRTIFGS; encoded by the coding sequence ATGACAATGCTCGACCGGATGCGGCGCCATAAGGCCTGGCTGAAATGGAGCCTTGGCTTGGTGGTCGTCACTTTTGTTCTTCTCTACGTGCCCAGCTTCCTCGGCCCCGTGGCGGGCGTGGGCACGAACCCGAACGACGCCATCGTCACCGTGGAAGGCCGGCCGCTGACGGTGGGCACCTACCAGCGGCTGTATCAGCAGCAGTTGATGAGCGTGCGGCAGAGCTACGGCGGCCAGATTACCGAAGAGATGATTCGGCAGTTGCAGATCCCGCAGAGCGTGGTGCAGCGGATGGTGGATGAAGAAGCCATCGTCGCCACGGCGGAGCGTCTGGGAATGACGGTCAGTGATGCTGAATTGAAGGAACGCATCGTCCGCATGCCCGGGTTCCAGGAAAACGGCGTGTTCATCGGGGACGTGCGGTATAAGCAAGTCCTGGCGTTTCAGCGGCCGCCCATCCGCGCGGCGGATTTCGAAGAGCAGATGCGCAAGGGATTGCTGTCGGAGAAGCTGCAGGCGGCGGTCACGTCGTGGGTGCATGTGACGGATGCCGAGGCTGAGAGCGAATTCCGGCGGCAGAACGAAAAAGTGAAACTGGAGATGGCGGTCTTCACGGCCGGCAATTTCAGCGCCGGGATCACCCCAACCGACGCCCAGATCGCCGCGCATTTTGCCGGCAACCAGGAGACGTACCGGACGCCTGAAAAACGCCGCGTCCGTTATCTCCTGATCGACGCCGAGGCCCTGCGTGCCACCCGCGTGGTGACACCAGCCGAAGTGGAGACCCGTTACCGCGACAATCTCGCGCAGTTCACGACGCCCGAACAGGTGCGGGCGAGCCACATCCTGTTCAAGACCGGCGAAGGCAAGGACGAGGCGAAGCAGAAGGCCGCCGCCGATGCGATGCTGGTGAGAGCCAAGGCCGGCGAGGACTTTGCCGCGTTGGCGAAGCAGTATTCAGAAGACGGGTCAGCCCCCATGGGCGGCGACCTGAACTTCTTCGCGCGCGAGGGCATGGTCAAGCCGTTCTCGGACGCGGCGTTTGCGATGCAGCCGGGACAGATCAGCGACGTGGTGAAGTCGGAGTTCGGCTTCCACATCATCAAGACCACAGAGCGCCGTGCGGCGGGCACACAGCAGCTGGCCGAAGTGCGGGCTCAACTCGAAGATCAGATGAAGTTCGAAAAGGCGCAGGCCGAAGCGCAGACCATCGCCGACGCGGCCGCGAAGGAAATTGACGACCCGAGCGACCTGGACCGCGTGGCGGCGGCGCGCAAACTCACGGTTTCCGACTCTGGACTGTTCTCGCGTGAGGAGCCGCTGGCCGGACTCGGTTATGCCCCGGCCGTGGCATCGGCGGCGTTCACGATGGAACTGAACAAGGTCAGCGGGCAGTTGCGGACGAGCCAGGGTATCGCGTTCATCACGATGACCGAGATCAAGCCCCCGGCCATCCCGACGCTTGACGAAGTGAAGACCAAGGTGCGCGAGGACGTCATTCGCGTCAGCGCAGTGGCGCTCGCGGCAACCAAGGCGGCGGCCATGGCCCAGGCGTCGGCGCGCGGGTCATTCGCGGCGGCGGCAAAGGCGGCCGGTGTGGAAGTCAAGACCACCGAACTCATCACGCGCGGCACGGCCTACCCGGAGGTGGGCATGAACACGGCCGTTGACAACGCGGTGTTTGCCCTGGCCAAGGGTGCCACGTCGGGCACCATCCAGACCGACTCGGCGGTGGTCGTCGCGCGCGTCGTTGACCGCACGGACGTCACGCCGGAAGCCCTCGCCGCAGGCAAGCCGCAGTCATCCGATCAACTGCTGCAGCAGCGCCGCCAGGACTTCTTCGCGGCCTACATGACCAAGGCGAAGCAGAAGATGCGCATCACCTTCAACGAGGCCGCTCTCAGGACCATCTTCGGTAGTTAG
- a CDS encoding diguanylate cyclase: protein MERHVAPLRRTRRVSLVITRQTASAVPPRSATGILWEITADAGLDRRRVSSLLERAPTASYSATTDKHLGDLSRSLGFLHHLTVPLRWPEVERALGLPGAVDLADRLERAATSLRRLAERAEVLSDLLAAVNESTAPHAVASALVARVATWLPMATWSVVAVEADGQVHWLAGREVERTLKAPAEAIADLVVQSGEPFATARVAGDRRIGEAVEAAAVGFPLMANGAIVGVLVGFDHGRARREPVWPVAVKVALSRLVQPAAYALGHALRVVRAEALSVTDDLTQLFNSRYLHDVLRKEVKRAVRSGRALSMIFVDLDGFKKINDAHGHVLGSRALVEAAAVIRGAARETDVVARFGGDEFAIVLPETDDEGALGVATRLREHVARYVFLADRGNGSRLTVSIGVATLPTVAENADGLLHAADAAMYRVKEAGRDGVQVAVDRVELPVPPMMIDDSEEGEIR, encoded by the coding sequence GTGGAACGACACGTGGCCCCGTTGCGGCGTACACGCCGGGTATCGCTGGTCATCACACGGCAGACGGCTTCGGCCGTACCGCCCCGGTCTGCCACGGGGATCTTGTGGGAAATTACGGCCGATGCCGGGCTCGATCGGCGTCGAGTGTCGTCGTTGCTCGAGCGGGCGCCCACGGCGTCGTATTCGGCGACCACCGACAAGCACCTGGGTGACTTGTCGCGATCGCTCGGCTTTTTGCACCACCTGACGGTGCCGCTCAGGTGGCCGGAAGTCGAACGGGCGTTGGGCCTTCCCGGCGCGGTGGACCTGGCGGATCGACTTGAGCGGGCAGCCACGAGTTTGCGGCGACTGGCCGAACGTGCCGAAGTGCTCAGCGACCTGCTGGCCGCGGTGAACGAGTCCACGGCGCCGCATGCGGTGGCTTCTGCACTGGTGGCGCGTGTGGCCACGTGGCTGCCGATGGCCACATGGTCGGTGGTGGCGGTGGAGGCCGACGGGCAGGTGCATTGGCTTGCGGGCCGCGAGGTGGAGCGAACGCTCAAGGCGCCGGCCGAGGCGATCGCGGACCTCGTCGTGCAGAGTGGCGAACCGTTCGCGACGGCGCGCGTGGCCGGTGACCGGCGCATAGGTGAGGCCGTGGAGGCGGCGGCCGTGGGGTTTCCGCTGATGGCCAACGGCGCCATCGTCGGTGTGTTGGTCGGGTTTGATCACGGCCGAGCACGGCGGGAGCCGGTCTGGCCGGTTGCCGTGAAGGTGGCATTGTCACGGCTGGTGCAGCCGGCCGCGTACGCACTTGGGCATGCCCTCCGGGTTGTGAGGGCCGAGGCCTTGTCGGTCACGGACGACCTGACGCAGTTGTTTAATTCGCGGTACCTGCACGACGTGCTGCGGAAGGAAGTCAAACGGGCTGTGCGAAGCGGCCGCGCGTTGTCGATGATTTTTGTGGACCTGGACGGGTTCAAGAAGATCAACGACGCCCACGGACATGTGCTGGGCAGCCGGGCCCTGGTGGAAGCGGCGGCGGTGATTCGCGGCGCGGCCAGGGAGACGGATGTGGTGGCGCGATTCGGCGGCGATGAGTTCGCCATCGTGTTGCCGGAGACAGACGACGAGGGCGCGCTCGGTGTGGCGACGCGCCTTCGGGAGCATGTCGCGCGGTATGTGTTTCTGGCGGATCGTGGCAACGGCAGCCGGCTGACGGTGTCGATCGGCGTGGCGACGTTGCCCACCGTGGCCGAGAACGCCGATGGGTTGTTGCACGCGGCGGATGCGGCGATGTACCGGGTGAAGGAAGCAGGCCGCGATGGCGTGCAGGTGGCGGTGGACCGGGTGGAATTGCCCGTGCCGCCCATGATGATCGACGATAGTGAAGAGGGAGAAATTCGTTGA
- a CDS encoding rod shape-determining protein: MFSLFSSDLAIDLGTANTCVYARGRGIVVNEPSIVAINKISGRIEAVGREAKEMLGRTPGNIVAIKPMKDGVIADFEVTEKMLAHFIKKAHNRTMWVRPRIVIGVPSEITQVEKRAVKDSAYRAKASEVYLVEEAMAAAIGAGMPIEEASGNMVVDIGGGTTDIAVISLAGIVYSKAIRVAGNEMDEAIIQYIKKSYNLLIGERTAEQIKMQLGSAFPLEERITMEIKGRHLIEGVPKTITITDEEVREALAETINVIVDAVRVALERTPPELSADIVDRGIVVTGGGALLKNLDRRLREETGLPVAMAEDPLSTVVLGAGKMLSNFELLRKISLD; this comes from the coding sequence CTGTTTTCGCTGTTTTCCAGCGATCTTGCTATTGACCTTGGCACGGCGAACACGTGCGTCTACGCGCGCGGCAGGGGCATCGTGGTCAACGAGCCGTCCATCGTGGCCATTAACAAGATCTCGGGGCGTATTGAAGCCGTGGGGCGCGAGGCAAAGGAAATGCTCGGGCGCACGCCCGGCAACATCGTCGCCATCAAACCCATGAAGGACGGCGTCATCGCCGACTTCGAAGTCACCGAAAAGATGCTGGCGCACTTCATCAAGAAGGCGCACAACCGCACAATGTGGGTGCGGCCGCGCATTGTCATCGGGGTGCCGTCGGAAATCACACAGGTGGAAAAACGCGCGGTCAAGGACAGCGCGTATCGCGCGAAGGCCAGCGAGGTGTATCTGGTTGAAGAAGCGATGGCGGCGGCCATCGGCGCCGGGATGCCGATCGAAGAGGCGTCGGGCAACATGGTGGTGGATATTGGCGGCGGCACCACCGACATCGCCGTGATTTCGCTGGCGGGCATCGTCTATTCGAAGGCCATCCGCGTGGCCGGGAATGAGATGGACGAAGCGATCATCCAGTACATCAAGAAGTCGTACAACCTCCTCATTGGCGAGCGCACCGCCGAACAGATCAAGATGCAGCTGGGGTCGGCCTTCCCGCTCGAAGAGCGCATCACGATGGAGATCAAGGGGCGCCACCTGATTGAGGGCGTGCCCAAGACCATCACCATCACCGACGAGGAAGTGCGCGAAGCGCTGGCCGAAACGATCAATGTGATTGTGGACGCCGTGCGCGTGGCCCTTGAACGGACGCCGCCCGAACTCTCGGCCGACATCGTCGATCGCGGCATCGTGGTCACCGGCGGCGGCGCCCTGTTGAAGAACCTCGATCGGCGCTTGCGTGAAGAGACCGGGTTGCCTGTGGCGATGGCTGAAGATCCGCTGTCCACGGTTGTGCTCGGCGCCGGCAAGATGCTGTCGAACTTCGAACTCCTGAGAAAAATTTCGCTGGATTGA